One window of the Triticum dicoccoides isolate Atlit2015 ecotype Zavitan chromosome 3B, WEW_v2.0, whole genome shotgun sequence genome contains the following:
- the LOC119279823 gene encoding chromodomain-helicase-DNA-binding protein 3-like — protein MQTITEYTIGNPVYLISLEKEGTPFQNNVLELFSLLHYIDPNEFSDPNDDPLFSPIESERGLTIDEKIARIPEILKPRMLRRLKADVLKDSMPTKKWVEVPCTLTDSQRDLYINILEKNYSELNSAIQDGKKRPLNNVLMELRKCCNHPYLFTGSDVKQHAGEDVLQSLVSASGKLQLLHKVP, from the exons ATGCAAACTATTACAGAGTATACTATTGGAAACCCTGTTTACCTCATATCCTTGGAA AAAGAG ggaacaccattccaaaataacgtcCTGGAATTGTTTTCATTGCTTCATTATATTGATCCAAATGAGTTCTCTGACCCAAATGATGATCCATTGTTCTCACCAATTGAATCTGAGCGGGGTCTGACAATAGATGAAAAAATCGCCCGCATTCCTGAGATTTTAAAGCCTAG GATGTTGAGGAGATTGAAAGCTGATGTGCTAAAAGATTCTATGCCAACAAAGAAGTGGGTAGAAGTTCCGTGTACGCTTACAGATTCTCAGAGAGATCTTTACATTAATATTCTAGAGAAGAACTACTCAGAGTTGAACAGTGCTATTCAGGATG GAAAGAAGCGTCCTCTGAACAACGTGCTCATGGAACTGCGAAAATGCTGCAATCATCCG TATTTGTTTACAGGATCAGATGTTAAACAACATGCAGGAGAAGATGTTCTCCAATCACTAGTTTCTGCATCAGGGAAACTTCAACTCTTACACAAGGTGCCTTGA
- the LOC119281892 gene encoding CHD3-type chromatin-remodeling factor PICKLE-like, producing MLDILEDFLSFLGYTYARIDGQTALSERQESIKEYNNVESETFIFLMSTCAGGIGIDLPGADRVIIYDPDFNPFMDLQAQSRAHRIGQTRPVVVYQLITKCSVEAKILQKSKQKLTIENILMNSSKKPPSADELKSILLHGAKIIQDKKEIKAVSIHYDDEAIENLLKLDPSSDEMCTKEGNGYLGGVESFPHGAEDVVPPSPKVEDLKVFKPATPKVDLGRGRRQRNAVKYFEEMDNEDSDDMYAPEASSESSSSSSDDETDEEIPEVARARTEVDMKAETVSVVKPEVAPVPGSPLTSSESESGSSSSDDEMEEDQEVKPIVAGVKPQASGSSSSESDSGSSSSESGSSSSESDSGSSS from the exons ATGCTTGATATTCTTGAGGACTTCCTTTCTTTCCTGGGATACACATATGCACG CATTGATGGACAGACAGCACTCTCTGAGAGGCAGGAGAGCATAAAAGAATACAACAACGTTGAAAGTGAAACATTTATTTTCTTGATGTCAACTTGTGCTGGTGGTATAGGTATTGACCTG CCTGGTGCTGATAGAGTAATTATATATG ATCCAGActtcaatccatttatggacttgcAAGCACAGTCCAGGGCTCACCGGATTGGCCAGACCCGACCGGTGGTTGTTTACCAGCTTATTACAAAATGTTCTGTTGAAGCAAAGATATTGCAGAAGTCTAAGCAGAAGCTGACCATTGAAAATATTTTAATGAACTCTTCCAAGAAGCCGCCAAGTGCTGATGAGCTGAAGTCCATTCTACTACATGGAGCCAAGATAATTCAGGACAAAAAGGAGATTAAAGCTGTATCAATCCATTATGATGACGAGGCCATTGAGAATCTCCTCAAGCTAGACCCTTCTAGTGATGAGATGTGCACTAAAGAAGGCAACGGTTATCTCGGCGGCGTCGAGAGCTTTCCTCATGGTGCCGAGGACGTAGTACCTCCCTCCCCCAAGGTTGAGGATTTAAAAGTATTCAAGCCTGCCACTCCCAAGGTGGATCTTGGCCGCGGGAGAAGGCAGAGGAACGCCGTGAAGTATTTCGAGGAGATGGACAATGAAGACAGCGATGACATGTACGCTCCAGAGGCTTCCTCCGAGTCCAGTAGCTCTTCCTCTGATGATGAAACAGATGAAGAAATTCCTGAAGTAGCACGCGCTAGAACTGAAGTAGACATGAAAGCTGAAACAGTGAGCGTTGTGAAGCCAGAAGTAGCTCCCGTTCCTGGCAGCCCCTTGACTTCCTCAGAGTCAGAGTCCGGCAGCTCTTCCTCGGATGATGAAATGGAAGAGGACCAAGAGGTTAAGCCTATTGTAGCAGGCGTGAAGCCTCAAGCGTCCGGCAGCTCTTCCTCAGAGTCAGACTCCGGCAGCTCTTCCTCAGAGTCCGGTAGCTCGTCCTCAGAGTCAGACTCCGGCAGCTCTTCCTAG
- the LOC119279824 gene encoding putative E3 ubiquitin-protein ligase SINA-like 6, which translates to MGLAVGVALTAREVKRSAGVKKVSITGYGVNTDNSPSRNRCYGTELDGNWIQKLRAQSSAGDRPADRPSIMAKKAGADRTAAVKAESCSRKKAKVGPEAKAASSKITVTLDPKLLECSVCCSPLVAPLSQCANGHITCFNCSSDLNYSCSLCSGPANTHCSALERILGGLAVPCSFQEHGCTEMIPFTEKLAHEESCLHAPCHCPVAGCCPYPGRSLRDHINADHPTIQYTRITAGRLYPLSMRHDEPARLVSLGSKAVFLLVVDRSIPSGLTLSVIHLMSDPIEREDFKYKIQVHTQTGILSLSGETQSVSRLRGPYQAGASLFVSDTMWSPPDSPVYLELKC; encoded by the exons ATGGGTCtcgccgttggagttgctctaacggcTCGCGAGGTGAAAAGATCCGCCGGTGTGAAAAAAGTTTCCATAACGGGCTATGGTGTGAACACCGATAATTCTCCATCCAGAAACCGCTGCTACGGAACAGAGCTCGACGGGAACTGGATTCAGAAGCTCCGCGCGCAGAGCTCGGCGGGAGATCGACCGGCCGATCGTCCATCCATCATGGCCAAG AAGGCTGGCGCTGATAGGACCGCGGCAGTGAAGGCAGAAAGCTGCTCCAGGAAGAAGGCTAAGGTCGGGCCCGAGGCCAAGGCTGCGTCCTCGAAGATCACTGTCACCTTAGACCCCAAGTTGCTGGAGTGCTCGGTTTGTTGCAGCCCACTGGTTGCTCCCCTTTCTCAG TGCGCAAATGGCCATATCACATGTTTCAACTGCTCCTCCGATCTGAACTACAGTTGCAGCTTGTGTTCTGGGCCCGCCAACACCCACTGCAGTGCCTTGGAGCGCATCCTCGGCGGCCTGGCCGTGCCGTGCTCGTTCCAGGAGCACGGGTGCACCGAGATGATCCCGTTCACGGAGAAGCTGGCCCATGAAGAGTCCTGCCTCCATGCCCCATGCCACTGTCCCGTCGCTGGCTGCTGCCCCTACCCCGGCCGGTCCCTGCGCGACCACATCAACGCGGATCACCCTACGATCCAGTACACCCGCATCACGGCCGGCCGCCTCTACCCCCTCAGCATGCGCCATGACGAGCCGGCCCGCCTTGTATCCCTCGGCAGCAAGGCAGTCTTTCTTCTTGTGGTTGACCGGAGCATCCCGTCGGGGCTCACATTGTCGGTGATCCACCTCATGAGCGACCCGATCGAGAGGGAGGATTTCAAGTACAAGATCCAAGTGCATACGCAGACGGGCATTCTCTCTCTGTCCGGCGAGACACAGAGTGTCAGTCGACTGAGGGGGCCTTACCAGGCTGGCGCGTCGCTGTTCGTCTCGGACACCATGTGGTCTCCCCCAGATTCTCCAGTGTACCTCGAGCTGAAATGCTAA